From Pseudanabaena sp. FACHB-2040:
ACACCCCCAATGCCTGACCCAGCTGAAACGTGCCCAGCGACACGGCCACAGTCAGCAGCAGATCGCTGAGGGCATCATCGAGTTGGGAGAATAGGCCGACGCAAAGGTAGCCCAAACCCAGACCCACCAAGCCGCCGCCGACAAAGGCCACCAGCAGTTGCGAAAGCGCCGCTGTCGGGGTCACCGTTCCCTGAGTATGGAAGGTGGCAATGAGACTTAGCAGCACCAGGGCAATACCGTCGTTGAACAGGCTCTCGCCTTCGACAATGGTCGCTAATCGTCCGGGCACAGGCACTTCGCGAAAGGCGACAATGACAGAGACTGTGTCGGTAATAGTCAAAATCACCCCCGTTGCGGCGGCGGTAATCCAGGCCATACCCAGGCCCGCCTGCAGCAGCGCAGCGGTAATCGAGGCTGCCAGCAGCACCCCTGGCCCAGCCAAGAGAGCAATCGGCTTGACGGTGCTACGCAGACGGCTGAAATCGGTATTGATAGCAGCCTCAAAGATCAAAATCGGCAGAAACAGATTCAAGATCAGGTCTGGATTGAGTCCGATGGTGCCTGGTAGGGCCTGTTTGGTAATGGCCAACCCTGCTACCACCAAACCGACTACGTAGGGAATGTGCAGCCGCCGCGTGATCAGGGCCACTCCAGTCGCCACCAGCAGCAGGATGATCAAGGTGTTGACTAGCCCGGTAAACTCAGTAGTCGCAGCGGCTGCGCTGCCCAGATCAGGGGCTTGGCTGGTTAGAAGAAAAAGACCGCTCACAGTACGTTCCAGTGGGTGCCGTTAACAATTCCTTTCAATCCTACGGGAGCCGCTACGGCACTGCCGTTTGCTGGAGTGCAATGGTCGGACGTTGGAGCGGCCCTTGCAGCGATTTTTGCACTAGTAGGCTGCAGGGAGTAGATATGGGTAGAGGGGTGGATGAGTGGTGAATGCAGGCGAAAATGGCTGTAAAAGCCATCGCAAGTGTTTGTTCGCCCGCTTCGCCGTAGGATAGAAACACTCCTCCAGGGAAATAGTATGGATAAAGCAGCGCAGCTAATTCGCATGGCAGAAGATGAGCTAACCGAGTACAGCACGGATGCTCGCAAGATTGAGAAGCTGCGACGCAAGTTTAGCTTTGTCGTGCCTTACACGGAGCAGGCAGAGGTGCGATCGCAAGTTGAATCTGCTATGCCCAAAAACTTTGTGGCCAAGCTGGTGGAAGAAAACCGCCAAACAGTAGCGCTGCCCTTCTGGGGAATTGGGGGGCTGGGGCTGCTGCTGGGCATTTCCTGGAAACAGCCGTTTGACCTGATTGCTACTGGAATCGGGTTCTACGTGGCCTTCCAAATCCAAAAATGGGGCTGGGAGCTGGAGGCTAAGCGCCTGGTGCTAAAAACGCTTGATGAGATCGAAGCTACTGTCCAAGCTGATAGAGCAGAGGCCAAGGTGGAGTAATCAGACAGATCCATGAATCGGGCTCGGCTACGGACTATCCTGCTGTGGGTTGTGCTCAACACTGCCTTTTGGGCAGTTGTCTGGAGTGTTACGTTTTCAGGCCTGTATGGTGTGTGGGCTAATGAGGCCATTGAACCTTCACTTTTCAAAGGCTTTTTGGCTGGGGGAGCCGTGGGTGGGGCAGGGCTGGGGCTGTTGGAAGCGAGGGTTTTTGGCTTTCTTCAAAGGCAGGATGCTTGGGGCAGAAGCGTTATCTTTTGGGTTGTCTACTGGGTCTTGGTCTTCCCGCTGTTTGCTACCTTGATCTGGGCGATTGTGAATCGAGACTGTAACTGCGATGGCAATTTAATGTGTCTTTGCCCACCCGCCAATTTTCTTCTGGGAATGGTGATTGCCTACCTATTTTTGTGGGTGACTGTCCCTGGATATTTTGTAGTGGCTGTGGTGGGCAGTCTGCTCTGGGGATGGCTGTTTCAGCGCCTGGTTTACCGATTTTTTTAAGCTGGTGCGGTGCGGCGAATGCGATCGCTCAATCTAGAATTGCCTAGAATTCATTTGGGAGTTGTTGGGCAGGCTGTACTGGACTCAAGCTGCAGAATGGAGGGTCAGGCCAATGCCAAAAAGAACGTACCTTTTGCCGCTGGAGCTGGGCCATCGACTGGAAGTTTCCTGGCGGCGGGGCTGGCGCAGGTGTAGTCTCTATTTAGACGGCCAGCGGATAGGAACAATTCCAAACCTAAAGGCGCTGCCGCAACAGCTATTTACCCTTTCGAGTGGGGCCACTCTGCGTGTTAGCCTGCTGTATTCGGGGGCTGTGCCGTATGATGTCGGCTTGTCGCTTAACGATCAGCCTCTGGTTCAGGTCAGATCGGTTCAGCTGCTAACAGTTGCTCTCAGTGCAATCGGGCTAATCGCTGGCGTGAACTGTATGGCGGGTGTCTTTGGCCTGCTGAACTTGTCCCTGCGGATCTGGCCTAATACCGTACTACTGTTGGGATTTGGGCTTTTCTCGCCCCTGGCTTTTGGGGGATTGACTGTGGCAGGCTCTTCAGCCGCTTTGGCTGTTGGGGTGGGCGGCCTGTATCTTTTTCTGGGCATACGAGTTTGGCAGCGATCTTGGGCAGCTTTGCTGCTGGTGTTAGGCATATTCTTTTTGGATTCGGTTTATCTCGGTTTTGCGGTCTTGACAGGCGGTGGGGAAGCGGCGGTAATAGTCAGCCCAATTGTGTTTCTCCGACTGATTTTGCTGGTTGCGATCGCATTTGGTCTAGAAGGATTTGGCCAGCCTGTTGCTGAAAATACTGCTGCGATCCATCCACCTGTTCCTCGGCTGTTTTTTGTATTCAAACGATTTACAATCAACACTCTCTCTGCAGTGGTGGACCCTATCGGATGGATCTTTAGCAAGAGAAGTCAAAAGTAATTAGCTGTCTGCTTTCTGGGGCTGATAAACCTTCAGTCGGTAAAAGGGCGATGAATGCACCCCAAGATTTTGCAAAATTGTGGAACCCCGGCATTGCTGGGCTGGAACTGTTTAGTGCCCGGCTGTTTCGCCATCGCTTTGACAAGCATTTTCATGAGGGCTATACCATCGGCCTAAACGAGGCTGGGCTGGGAGGCTTTACCTATCGAGGGGTCGCTCACCATGCCTACCCCCACAGCTTTAATTTGATCAATCCTGGCGAAGTGCATACGGGATACGTTGGATCAGAGAGCGGCTGGACGTTTCGCAACCTCTATATCAGCCTGCCTTTGCTGAAACGGATGCTGGTTCAACTGGAGTGGTCGAGTCAGGGGCTGCCCTATTTCCGCCAGCCAGCGGCTTGGGATCAGCCGCTTCGAGCTGCCTTTTATCAAGCTTTTCAGGCTCTGAGCGCACCTGCCTCTCAGCTAGAGCAGCAAACCCTATTACTGGAGTTTTTGGCTCAGCTGTTGGCTAGGCAGGCTCAATCTGGTTATTGCCCGCTGCTGGTTAAGTCAGAGAGGGGTGCGATCGCAAAAACTCGCACCTACCTAGAAGCGCACTACACAGAGAACCTGTCGATTGAAGCTCTGGCCCAGCACGTAGGGCTTAGCCCTTACTACCTGATCCGCAGCTTTCATCAGCAGGTGGGGCTGCCGCCGCACAGCTACCAGCGCCACTGGCAGCTCTTGCAAGCCAAACGCGATCTGCAAACACCCAAGCCAATTTCCGAGGTCGCCCTTGATCACGGCTTCTATGACCAGAGCCACCTGACCCGCCACTTCAAACGGGTCTTTGGCGTGACGCCGGGGCAGTACCGCCAGGGCAATTCTGTCCAAGACGGTTGAGGGCAAGGTCCGTAGGCTGAGGAAGTCGAAACTGCACGGCCATGACTTCAAAAAGCTTTGTGACTCCATCAGACCTGATCAAAGACTGCTCGGCTTCGGCCATCATTGCGGGTTTCGTGACAGTGCTGGTGGGCTTTACCAGTGCTGCTGTGATTGTCTTTCAGGCGGCCCAAGCGCTCAACGCCACGCCAGAGGAGATTGGCTCTTGGATGTTGGCCCTTGGCCTGGGCATGGGGCTGACCTCTATTACGCTGTCGCTGCGGTACCGGGTGCCGGTGGTGACAGCCTGGTCTACGCCGGGAGCTGCCATGCTGATCACCTCAGCTGCGGGAGTGCCTATGGCAGAAGCGATTGGCGCATTCCTCATCTCAGCTCTGCTGATCACGATCTGCGGCTTTACGGGCTGGTTTGAGCGGGCCATGAGCCGCATTCCCCTATCGCTGGCATCCGGTTTGCTGGCGGGGGTGCTGCTGCGCTTTGGGCTAGATGTGTTTGTGGCGATGAAAACGCAGTTTGGCCTGACCTTTGCCATGTTCTGCGCCTACCTGATTGCCCGCCGCCTATCGCCCCGCTATGCAGTGATTGCCGCCCTGAGTTTGGGCCTTCTGATTGCAGGCACCCAAGGACTGCTGCGCTTTGAGACGATTAGCCTGCAGCTGGCGCAGCCGGTGCTGACGCTGCCCCGGTTTTCAGTTGGGGCCTTGGTGGGAATAGCCCTGCCGCTGTTTGTGGTGACGATGGCCTCGCAAAATGTGCCGGGGGTCGCCGTGATTCGGGCCTCGGGCTACTCGGTGCCTATTTCCCCCATTATTGGCTGGACCGGGGTTGCCACACTATTGCTGGCCCCTTTCGGCGGCTTTGCCCTGAATTTGGCTGCGATTACGGCGGCTATCTGCATGGGCCGAGAAGCTCACGAAGATCCGGCCCGACGCTATGTAGCCGCTGTGGCAGCAGGTGGCTTTTACCTCTTGGTGGGTCTGTTTGGTGCAACTGTCGGGGCAGTCTTTGCCGCTTTTCCCCAAGAGCTGGTGCTTGCGATCGCAGGTCTAGCCCTCTTAGGCACCATCGGCAATGGCTTAGCCACTGCTTTGTCTCAAGAAAAGGAGCGCGAACCCGCTCTGATCACCTTTCTGGTGACGGCTTCAGGGCTGACTCTGTGGGGCATTGGTTCTGCTTTTTGGGGATTGGTGGCGGGGGGGGTAGCGCTGGGGGTGTTGCGGAAGCGGTAGGAGAAGAGAGAACGCGTCTCCTCTTACACCAGAACTGGCTGTAAAACAATGCTTGGCAAGGGGACTGCTGGGGGACTTAAATGGATGAGCTGTATTAACCATCAGGGCGCTGCTCTGGCTGCGTCTTTACCCTCACACCTCTTGCTTTAAATGGATACTTCAACTACCCGCGCCTTTGCAATTTTGGCTCCGGTTCCTGAGAACCATCTGATTACGGGTCTAGATGCGATCGCACAACAGCTCGACGCCACCCCGCCGCAAACTCCGCCTGTGGTCGCTTACGGCAGTGATGCCTTTGAAGTTTTTGGCAAGGCCGATCAGCTGCGCCAGCAGGCCCCAGTGGAAATATATTTCTATGCCTCCCACGCTAAAGAGCAGCCATTGAACCACCAGGTGACTTGGCGCGCCACCTACATTGGGCATGTCCACTCTCGCCGAGGTCGCTATCCTGGAAGCGCTCTGCATCGGCCTGTTTCAACTCAAAATGATGCCCCCACCTGGGCTATTTTTTGGCGAATTCAGGACTTAGAAAAGCTCGATACCCCCATCCCCATTGCCAACTTCCGGGCTTTGGAAAAGAAAACCAATTTGACTGCTCGCTTTATTCCTGAGGGGCCGATGTTGGTAGCCTTGCCAGTGAAGGCGTAGCCTGAGCGGAGGGAGGATCAATCC
This genomic window contains:
- a CDS encoding benzoate/H(+) symporter BenE family transporter; the protein is MTSKSFVTPSDLIKDCSASAIIAGFVTVLVGFTSAAVIVFQAAQALNATPEEIGSWMLALGLGMGLTSITLSLRYRVPVVTAWSTPGAAMLITSAAGVPMAEAIGAFLISALLITICGFTGWFERAMSRIPLSLASGLLAGVLLRFGLDVFVAMKTQFGLTFAMFCAYLIARRLSPRYAVIAALSLGLLIAGTQGLLRFETISLQLAQPVLTLPRFSVGALVGIALPLFVVTMASQNVPGVAVIRASGYSVPISPIIGWTGVATLLLAPFGGFALNLAAITAAICMGREAHEDPARRYVAAVAAGGFYLLVGLFGATVGAVFAAFPQELVLAIAGLALLGTIGNGLATALSQEKEREPALITFLVTASGLTLWGIGSAFWGLVAGGVALGVLRKR
- a CDS encoding AraC family transcriptional regulator, with translation MNAPQDFAKLWNPGIAGLELFSARLFRHRFDKHFHEGYTIGLNEAGLGGFTYRGVAHHAYPHSFNLINPGEVHTGYVGSESGWTFRNLYISLPLLKRMLVQLEWSSQGLPYFRQPAAWDQPLRAAFYQAFQALSAPASQLEQQTLLLEFLAQLLARQAQSGYCPLLVKSERGAIAKTRTYLEAHYTENLSIEALAQHVGLSPYYLIRSFHQQVGLPPHSYQRHWQLLQAKRDLQTPKPISEVALDHGFYDQSHLTRHFKRVFGVTPGQYRQGNSVQDG